The Algoriphagus sp. TR-M9 genome has a window encoding:
- the msrA gene encoding peptide-methionine (S)-S-oxide reductase MsrA → MQNELNLPQTSVSIPAGKSLITLGAGCFWCVEAVFQRLKGVDKVISGYAGGFVENPGYHAVCSGTTGHAEVIQVVFDPKTISLTELLEVFWATHDPTTLNRQGADQGPQYRSSIFYHTAEQQQIATNLKKQLNEAGVFDKAIVTEITPFSNFYPAEKEHQDFYNQNAAQPYCQFVIQPKVDKLKRFFAEKVKE, encoded by the coding sequence ATGCAAAACGAATTAAACCTTCCCCAAACTTCAGTAAGTATTCCGGCAGGAAAATCTCTAATCACCCTTGGAGCTGGGTGTTTTTGGTGTGTGGAGGCTGTTTTTCAGCGATTGAAGGGTGTGGACAAAGTCATCTCTGGCTATGCCGGGGGATTTGTAGAGAATCCGGGTTATCATGCAGTTTGCAGCGGAACCACAGGACATGCCGAAGTGATCCAAGTTGTTTTTGACCCAAAAACGATCAGCTTAACAGAACTATTGGAAGTTTTCTGGGCTACCCACGATCCCACTACACTGAATAGACAAGGAGCTGACCAGGGACCACAGTACAGATCATCCATATTTTATCATACTGCGGAGCAGCAGCAGATAGCCACTAATCTAAAAAAGCAACTCAATGAAGCCGGTGTTTTTGACAAAGCAATCGTGACGGAGATTACTCCCTTTTCTAATTTTTACCCTGCCGAGAAGGAGCATCAGGATTTTTATAACCAAAATGCAGCACAGCCTTATTGCCAGTTTGTGATCCAGCCAAAAGTGGATAAGCTCAAGCGGTTTTTTGCTGAAAAAGTAAAGGAGTAG
- a CDS encoding class I SAM-dependent methyltransferase, translated as MGKSDLLLELYSNLSTTGAVTFSSKALVNKMLSHAQLNGAKLIVELGGGDGSITQGIVERMDPDAELLVFEISKSFCDSMEKIFPQSNVRIINDSAENIHKYLDGKKADYILSSLPFSFIPQDVKDAILSSSKSALSQSGYFIQICYSYLLKNLFKKHFNKVSTSFTLKNLPPAFVMVCK; from the coding sequence ATGGGTAAATCAGATTTATTGCTGGAGTTGTACAGCAATTTAAGCACAACGGGAGCGGTCACATTTAGCTCCAAGGCATTGGTAAATAAGATGTTATCACATGCTCAGCTGAATGGTGCCAAACTCATAGTGGAGTTAGGAGGGGGAGATGGTAGCATTACTCAGGGAATAGTAGAGCGAATGGATCCTGATGCGGAACTTTTAGTGTTTGAGATCAGCAAATCATTTTGTGACTCTATGGAGAAAATATTCCCACAGTCCAATGTCCGCATCATCAATGATTCAGCAGAAAATATCCACAAGTATTTAGATGGTAAAAAGGCGGATTATATTTTGTCATCCTTGCCTTTTAGTTTTATTCCGCAGGATGTGAAAGATGCCATTCTATCCAGTTCAAAATCAGCGTTAAGCCAAAGTGGCTACTTCATTCAGATTTGTTATTCTTACTTGTTGAAAAATCTGTTCAAAAAGCATTTTAATAAGGTGAGTACGAGTTTTACTTTAAAGAATCTGCCTCCGGCCTTTGTGATGGTATGTAAATAA
- a CDS encoding LTA synthase family protein yields MGLVFSLLVFGLRAMETFVVFRSHPLKISTWDILIPAIIEDLHWILYFLGLLFIFHVILSLISISIARWFSLTGMILAVLIQASLILYFQKTLLPLGKDMFAYSMSDIRLILMTSGVLNFFTIAGAILLIAGLVFLFNKVRKKASFHLKTGLALSISTYWFLLVLYFLPNAEYDSANETKFNIELNKSKYLTEQTFDYLMYPSEYYFDFYLQPSGKGLFVQKEFTDPNYPFLHKAAYPDVLSPFFDSLDTAPDLVFILVESLGKAYSGKDANLGSFTPFLDSLEQHSLVWTNAISSTGRTFGLLPGVFAGLPFGERGFLELYENYPHHESLISILNQNGYESSFFIGSDLKFDHEDSFLEYSNLDFTIDSKNFGSTYEKMPANNGFSWGYGDKEIFSIGLDYFSELSEAPQLRIFQTITSHDPYLVPERESYLRKFDEHIKSYLQLSDQEITEYTQYRDIYMTVMYADDAIKDFITSYSQLPEFNNTIFIITGDHRLPEIPMASRLDRFHVPLMIYSPLIQRPTYFKGLSSHFEITPSLLSFLDAQVEIDLPEQNTWMGQVLDTAQVFQSNLVMPLMRNKNQLVDFLDGNYFLSDDQLFVITEGLNIDPVDDQLVKNKLVGEFEDFKNKNNYTIQTRKLLPPQF; encoded by the coding sequence ATGGGATTGGTTTTCTCCCTATTAGTCTTTGGGTTAAGAGCCATGGAAACCTTCGTGGTTTTCCGTTCACACCCATTGAAAATTTCCACTTGGGATATTTTGATCCCAGCTATCATAGAGGATCTGCACTGGATCTTGTACTTTTTAGGGTTGCTGTTCATTTTCCATGTCATTCTATCGCTGATCAGTATCAGCATCGCGCGATGGTTCAGTTTAACCGGGATGATTTTGGCTGTTCTGATTCAGGCTTCCTTGATCCTATATTTTCAAAAAACACTGCTCCCTCTTGGCAAGGATATGTTTGCGTACAGTATGAGCGATATCCGGTTGATCTTAATGACCTCAGGGGTGCTTAATTTTTTCACCATTGCCGGCGCCATCCTGTTGATCGCTGGATTGGTGTTCCTTTTTAATAAGGTTAGAAAAAAAGCCTCCTTTCATTTGAAAACGGGTTTAGCTCTGAGCATAAGCACGTATTGGTTTCTGCTGGTGCTTTATTTTCTGCCCAATGCTGAATACGATAGTGCCAATGAGACCAAGTTTAATATTGAGCTCAATAAGTCAAAATACCTTACCGAACAGACATTTGACTACCTGATGTACCCCAGCGAGTATTATTTTGATTTTTATTTACAGCCATCTGGCAAGGGACTTTTTGTTCAAAAAGAATTTACCGATCCCAACTATCCTTTCCTGCACAAAGCAGCGTATCCAGATGTCTTGAGTCCTTTTTTTGACAGTTTGGACACTGCCCCCGACCTTGTATTTATTCTGGTAGAAAGTTTGGGAAAAGCCTACTCGGGCAAGGACGCCAATCTGGGAAGCTTCACTCCTTTTCTGGACAGCCTGGAGCAGCATAGTCTAGTTTGGACCAATGCTATTTCCTCTACAGGAAGGACATTCGGGCTATTGCCTGGGGTATTTGCTGGATTGCCCTTTGGGGAAAGAGGTTTTCTGGAGCTTTACGAAAATTACCCCCACCATGAGAGTCTGATCAGTATATTAAATCAGAATGGCTACGAAAGCAGTTTTTTCATAGGATCAGATCTGAAGTTTGATCACGAGGATAGTTTTCTGGAATACTCCAATCTAGACTTCACTATAGACTCCAAAAACTTTGGCAGTACTTATGAAAAAATGCCTGCAAACAATGGCTTTAGCTGGGGGTATGGGGATAAGGAAATCTTCAGTATAGGGCTGGATTATTTCTCCGAACTAAGCGAAGCCCCACAACTGAGAATATTCCAGACAATCACCTCACATGACCCCTATTTGGTGCCCGAGCGGGAAAGCTATCTCCGTAAATTTGACGAGCACATTAAATCCTACCTGCAACTATCAGATCAGGAAATCACAGAATATACCCAATACAGGGATATCTACATGACCGTGATGTATGCGGATGATGCCATCAAAGATTTCATCACTTCATATAGCCAGTTGCCAGAATTCAACAACACCATATTTATAATCACCGGAGACCACAGGCTGCCGGAGATCCCCATGGCTTCACGTCTGGATAGATTTCATGTGCCACTGATGATCTATTCCCCATTGATCCAAAGACCTACTTATTTTAAGGGATTGAGCAGTCATTTCGAGATTACACCTTCTTTATTGTCATTTCTAGATGCTCAGGTTGAAATTGATTTGCCGGAGCAAAATACCTGGATGGGACAGGTATTGGATACGGCTCAGGTATTTCAGTCCAACTTAGTGATGCCACTTATGCGCAACAAAAACCAATTGGTGGACTTTTTGGATGGAAATTACTTCCTTTCAGACGATCAGCTATTTGTAATCACAGAAGGACTGAATATAGACCCGGTAGACGATCAATTAGTTAAAAATAAGCTGGTGGGAGAATTTGAAGACTTCAAAAACAAAAATAACTATACCATACAAACCCGAAAACTCCTTCCACCACAGTTTTAA